Proteins encoded by one window of Lycium barbarum isolate Lr01 chromosome 11, ASM1917538v2, whole genome shotgun sequence:
- the LOC132620009 gene encoding uncharacterized protein LOC132620009, whose product MEKVWKPKQEKMEKRLERKMTAMSEQSIRTTRISTGLSYDYLCMHQNLDLPEGFKVPCFELFNGIGNPKAYLRAYCDQLVGVRDNQALIMRLFSGSLTGEASDWFTAQDIRRWVTWEDMAVAFMERFRFHMKTVPVRYYLEKVKQKSTENFCQYASRWRMEAASVQPPMGKEELVSIFIRSQETNFYDRMLSMAGKQFFELIKMGEAIKYGLKTGRIISVAGKATGSSSTGFIRKKKEHVANISHTPSPRYK is encoded by the coding sequence ATGGAAAAGGTGTGGAAGCCCAAGCAGGAAAAGATGGAAAAAAGGCTCGAACGAAAGATGACCGCAATGTCGGAACAGTCCATAAGAACCACCCGCATTTCCACAGGCTTAAGCTATGATTATTTGTGCATGCATCAAAATTTGGACTTGCCCGAAGGTTTCAAGGTGCCTTGTTTTGAATTGTTCAATGGAATAGGTAACCCCAAAGCCTATTTGCGGGCCTACTGTGACCAACTAGTCGGTGTTCGAGATAATCAGGCGCTCATTATGAGGCTATTCAGTGGGAGTTTGACTGGAGAAGCCTCCGACTGGTTCACAGCACAAGACATACGTCGCtgggtcacatgggaagacatggctgtggccttcatggaaagattccgttTCCATATGAAAACAGTACCGGTCCGGTACTACTTGGAGAAAGTAAAACAAAAATCTACCGAAAACTTCTGCCAATATGCAAGTAGGTGGAGAATGGAAGCCGCCTCAGTACAACCGCCAATGGGTAAAGAAGAATTAGTCTCGATTTTCATCCGTTCTCAAGAAACAAATTTCTATGACCGAATGCTGTCAATGGCGGGCAAGCAATTTTTTGAACTcatcaaaatgggagaggccataaaGTATGGTCTCAAGACAGGACGGATCATAAGCGTAGCTGGGAAAGCTACCGGATCAAGCTCGACAGGGTTCATAAGAAAGAAGAAGGAACATGTGGCAAACATCTCCCATACTCCCAGCCCTAGATACAAATGA